In Candidatus Margulisiibacteriota bacterium, the following proteins share a genomic window:
- the tsaB gene encoding tRNA (adenosine(37)-N6)-threonylcarbamoyltransferase complex dimerization subunit type 1 TsaB, with product MRLLGISSATKVVSIGLIDETKVLVETTVAGAQSERVIFYVKEAGIEPEQLEAVAVAIGPGSYSGLRGSVTAAKSLAQALNIPIVGVNTLEAIAYNLIDIEGTMAVVLDARADEYNFALFSAKGGKLQRVTNDLVVKLDALVEKLKKIIGPLHLVGNINGLKERGLGENFFFAEEAHSIPYGLNVARLGLEKIRNGERADLLKLAPHYSHKPNIREYHD from the coding sequence ATGCGTCTCCTCGGGATTAGCAGCGCGACTAAAGTAGTCAGTATCGGCCTGATCGACGAGACCAAGGTTTTGGTCGAAACGACCGTGGCCGGCGCCCAGTCGGAACGGGTGATCTTCTACGTGAAAGAAGCGGGGATCGAACCGGAACAGCTCGAAGCGGTCGCCGTGGCGATCGGTCCCGGTTCTTATTCGGGCTTAAGAGGGAGCGTCACCGCCGCCAAATCGCTGGCCCAGGCTTTAAATATTCCGATCGTGGGGGTCAATACCCTGGAAGCGATCGCTTATAATCTGATCGACATCGAAGGGACGATGGCGGTCGTCCTCGATGCCCGGGCCGACGAGTACAACTTCGCTTTATTCAGCGCCAAAGGCGGAAAACTCCAGCGGGTGACCAATGATCTGGTGGTTAAACTTGACGCCTTGGTTGAAAAATTAAAGAAGATCATCGGTCCGCTTCATTTAGTCGGTAATATTAACGGCTTGAAGGAGCGGGGGTTAGGTGAGAATTTCTTTTTTGCTGAAGAGGCTCACTCTATTCCTTACGGTCTAAATGTCGCCCGGCTGGGGCTGGAGAAGATCAGGAACGGAGAGCGGGCTGATCTGCTTAAGCTGGCGCCTCATTATTCCCACAAACCGAATATCCGCGAGTATCATGATTGA
- a CDS encoding nucleotidyltransferase domain-containing protein, whose translation MAHENNGTFFSFCRDASLVYLNTNGPTSWRDNFDKILVNGQGKIEIATSVDPLAVKLFGTALASLLRRHFDLRVYFVEGNKEIGLGRPIIGTTETEEIFKPHRELVSKGCVMVSDCDYDPAGNYVGLGGGNVIALGVPPQEEKTANQPVSPATSASPELSRKRIDLVRNFLAAGQAPNIRAVIVFGSTARGQARTNSDLDLMLVCQTANRHEEEKFITTLCSLPDCPEILLPPTPIIPDEPDIFAREVSLKFIPFYLLERIGIKVSGAGLDPSKAFIEDYVVVARTSEEAEQIRAKIEAKKAEILNQLTQMGSSS comes from the coding sequence ATGGCACATGAAAATAATGGTACTTTTTTTAGTTTTTGCCGTGACGCTAGCTTGGTTTATCTGAATACAAACGGCCCTACCAGTTGGCGAGATAATTTCGACAAAATATTGGTAAATGGCCAGGGAAAGATCGAGATTGCGACCAGTGTCGATCCCCTCGCGGTAAAACTATTTGGCACCGCTTTGGCCTCTCTATTAAGACGTCACTTTGACTTAAGGGTTTATTTTGTCGAGGGGAATAAAGAGATCGGCTTGGGCAGACCAATTATCGGAACAACTGAAACCGAAGAAATTTTCAAGCCGCATCGGGAACTTGTGTCAAAAGGCTGCGTAATGGTCTCGGATTGTGATTATGACCCGGCCGGTAATTATGTCGGTTTGGGAGGGGGGAATGTCATTGCGCTTGGCGTTCCTCCTCAAGAAGAAAAAACAGCAAACCAGCCCGTTTCTCCCGCAACTTCCGCTTCGCCAGAACTATCAAGAAAAAGAATCGACTTGGTCCGCAATTTTTTGGCTGCCGGGCAAGCCCCAAATATCAGGGCAGTTATTGTATTCGGCAGCACCGCCCGCGGCCAAGCCAGAACGAACAGCGATCTTGATTTGATGTTAGTTTGCCAGACAGCCAACCGTCACGAAGAAGAGAAATTTATAACCACCCTGTGTTCCCTGCCGGATTGCCCGGAAATTCTGCTCCCGCCGACGCCAATAATTCCTGATGAGCCGGATATTTTTGCGCGGGAAGTCAGCCTTAAATTTATCCCCTTTTATTTATTGGAAAGAATAGGCATTAAAGTCTCCGGCGCGGGGCTTGATCCCAGCAAAGCTTTTATCGAAGACTACGTGGTCGTCGCGAGAACTTCGGAAGAAGCCGAACAAATTCGAGCCAAGATCGAAGCCAAGAAAGCGGAAATCCTAAACCAGCTCACTCAAATGGGATCCTCCTCATGA
- the rimI gene encoding ribosomal protein S18-alanine N-acetyltransferase codes for MIEIIPLKEKEIAQVVAIEAKCFRFPKPESIFREDEHKYLVAKDGNKVVGYIGIEKVIDETHIINMAVDPDYRGQGIAKRLMQHVLNDEDVFFLEVRASNETAKSVYERYGFKVISTRKQYYPDNEDALVMRRIPFE; via the coding sequence ATGATTGAGATAATTCCCTTGAAAGAAAAAGAGATCGCCCAGGTCGTGGCGATCGAGGCGAAATGTTTCCGTTTCCCGAAACCGGAATCGATCTTCCGCGAGGATGAACATAAGTATCTGGTCGCGAAAGACGGCAATAAAGTGGTCGGCTACATTGGGATCGAGAAGGTCATCGACGAGACCCATATCATTAACATGGCGGTCGATCCCGATTACCGGGGGCAGGGGATCGCGAAACGTCTGATGCAGCATGTCTTAAACGACGAAGATGTCTTTTTCCTGGAGGTCAGGGCTTCCAACGAGACGGCGAAAAGCGTTTACGAACGGTACGGTTTTAAAGTGATCAGTACCCGGAAACAGTATTATCCTGATAACGAAGACGCCCTGGTCATGAGGAGGATCCCATTTGAGTGA